cagcttcatccattggcgacatagtagtacttagcttaaaatgggaagcaagtggagtactaactggcttagtcttgtcatctatgccaaaacgttgaagtactctcttcaaatattccttttgagataaacagagtttctttgaacgtctatctctaattatctccatgccaagaattttctttgcctcacccaaatccttcatctcgaactccttcttcagttgaatcttcaacttatcaatttcttccaaattcttggaagctatcaacatatcatcaacatataggagaagatatacaaaggaaccatctttaagcttgtgcaaatacacacaatgatcgtatttgcttctcttgtacccttgccgcaacataaactcgtcaaatcgcttgtaccattgtctagaagattgtttcaatccgtacaacgatttttcaagtttgcacaccatattttcttttccagcaactttgaatccttctggctgagtcatgtagatttcctcctccaagtttccatgtaaaaacgcagtttttacatccatctgaactagttccaaatccaattgtgctaccaaagccaacataattctaatggaggaatgttttacaactggagaaaatacttcattgtaatcaattccctccttttgagcatatcctttggccaccaatcttgctttgtagcgaacatctaattggttaggaaatccttctttctttgcaaatacccatttgcacccaattgctttctttcccttcgggagattggccaatctccatgtatgattctgatgaagggactgtatttcatcattcatggcaatcctccacttatcttcttctgaactttggacagcgtctttgtaagtagtaggaacatcatcagctacaattgaggttgcacaagcaaccgtctctatgagacgaacaggtttcgttattgttctttttggcctgctggttgctattgattcaagttgttgttgagattcctgagttggaatctcctctactggctctccttccagagggtaatcttcatttgtttcctcctctgcttcttgtgtaggaaaaataaattttccctcaaactccacctgcttagaagcaccttcattttgtttggtatcttctgttaccttatttaccatagcaaattcatcaaaggtaacatctctgctgaacattactttctttgtcataggacaccataagcgatatcctttgactccagaagtaattcccataaaaatagccttctttgcccttggatccaattttgactccgtcacatgataatatgcagttgagccaaacacgtgcaaagagttataatctacagcaggttttccgtaccatttttcaaatggtgttttgccatcaatagcagcagatggtagacgattaatgaggtggcatgcatatgtaattgcctcagcccaaaattctttgcccaagccagcattggacaacatacaccgtaccttctccagcaaggtccggttcatacgttctgccactccattctgttgtggtgtatgtctaacagtgaagtgtcggatgatgccatcattttcacagaccttattgaaatgatcatttttgtattcacctccattgtctgtgcgaatacacttgattctcctgcctgtctgattctccaccatcatcttccatttgagaaaaattcccaacacttcatctttgctcttcattgtatacacccatactcttcgggaaaaatcatcaacaaaggttacaaaatagtgcttcccacccaatgaaggtgttttggaaggaccccaaacatcagagtgtacataatccaaaatgcctttagtattatggatcgctgtaccaaatttaacccttgtctgtttccctttgacacaatgctcacaaaactccaagttgcaagtctttactccttttaacaatccttgatctgatagagttttcaaggattttcctccagcatgtcccaagcgcatgtgccatagcttggttgcttctgcctctttgtcgtcactggatgttactgtcgctgtcccaataactgtactgccacgatagcggtacatattattattcttccgattagccttcattaccactagtgcaccggagcatactctcatcactccattttctgcaatgattttgaacccttttgattctagggctcccacagagatgagattcttcttcaaatccggtacatatcgaacatctatcaatgttctgatcattccatcatggttccttaatcgtattgaaccaatgccatatgaggtaagagggctgttatccgctgtgtggatgactccatattctccttcttgaaattccacgaaccagtccctgttgggacacatatgatagctacaagccgagtccatcaaccatatgtctgatgatgttgatgactctgttgtaactaatgagaagtctgaatcatcacaatcagctacatttgaatccataatagcctttccattgttatgtttggccttattcttcaacttcggacagtctttcttccagtgccctttttctcgacaaaaggcacattcatctttgctgggtctggatcttgacttggatcttcccttctttgtcctcgtttgattttgaggacgacccctcacaaacagtgcttctccttctccgcccttctgtttttctcgctttctttgttcatagctgtacaaagctgaacaaacttctctgagagaaatttcgtcatttccatggagtagagtagtttcaaggtgctcgtactcatcaggaagtgacgccaacaacattaaggccaagtcaccatcatcataagttgtatccatattttgcaaatctgtgaccaacttattgaaactggtgatatgttcattcatcgtggtaccaggaacataggtgaagtgaaacagtctcttcttcatgtacaatttattttgactgtttttcttcaaaaatttatcctccagtgctttccataatttacttgcagaagtttcctttgtgtatggatatttctgctctctagcaaggtaggatcgaatggtaccgcaagcaacacggttgataattctccaatcttcttctccaataacatctggtttcttttcttcaatggccagatctaacccttgttgaaaaaggacatctagaacctcgccttgccacatcccaaaatgtccggacccgtcaaaaatttctaccgcaaatttcgcatttgacacaattcttgtcataagcgaagatgccaatgatgacgtattgttgacacttgatgtagattcttcttgtttattgtcccccatatttgacacaaatattatttaatagctgacgacacaaatcaagattatttcctttctgatgtagaagatcagactaagctgcaactacagagcatactcagacagaaccttgactcagttaccaagataaatcttttctgatgtggaagatcagactatgctgcaaccacagagcatacttagacagtaccttggctctgataccaattgttgcggaagccaaatgtatatagtgtgaataagtcacaactactataccaaaaattatgacagccaccaaataataaataagacaataaaacaataataaagggaacaccagaatttacgaggttcggctaattttgcctactcctcggacacaaccaatattttatttcactccaaaaatacaagtgaaataatactaaagagagaagatacaaatgccttaaacagatgagaaggcaaatgagaggtgtatttcaatcctaaacattaggccttcttttataggggaaaaatcccctccaaacttaactcccaaccaatgtgggactttggcattttgccaaacttcaacagtaAGATCTTAAAATCTAGTAAGAAATAAGCTACCTAGCGGTCAAACGATGTACAATCCATTGAACATTGAGTAAATTGGGTCACGTCCACTGCTCATGCGTAGTTACTCTCTATAAGTTAGGTgcgaaataaaaagaaaaacatgtaTTTTGAAATTTAACCAATTACCAAAACTGACGGGCAATGGTGTTCTGTAAGTTCTTATTAGTGACGACTGACGTAAATACGCCCGATGCAACAGAGCGATGCCGTTTAATTCGAACTTCAAAATACACACCATATGAAGCCCGTTTTAAGCAAATAATAGTATATGTTTCGATGATGACAGGATCAGCGCTTAAATGATATATCTAACACAAAATATCGCCAGTTGGGTGTCTTTAACTGCCCAACAGTTTGCCAATTAACGACATTTACGCCTACCCGACTTTTCTTTACCCCCAACCTCTTCAGAATCAAACACGTACGTATTCCACTCacggaaaaagaagaagaaaaagaatatattccaaaaaatttcaaatAAACCACGGTCATTCGGGAGAACGAGAACAGCACTAAAACAAACAGCCAATGGGGACACTTTGAAAGGGAAATTATAATAAGCTGAAAATAGTGGCTAAATCAAGggaattaaatatatatatatatatatatatatatattgtcaaaAGAATCTCCCGAAGTATTAAAAAATTTCATCCTTTTTGAAACAAAAGAAATACCTATATATTTACACCGTAATTTTCAAACGAAAATATATTATgcctattttctttttagtccgtACAAAAAAGAATAACTCCTTTCCATATTTGAAATGAATTTAACTTTATACaataatttatagccacacaaattaTATAACATCATAAGTTCAAAAGTTTTTTTCTTAACTAAACTTCAGCCTatcaaataagttcacataaattaaaacggagggagtaattaaCACTCCTTGAACAATAATGACTCCGTCACCTGAGAATAATCGCCATAGCTCCTCTCACAggaattttaattttcaaagaaAAATAGGTGAAAAGATAAAAGTTAGTAAAATACTTTCGCATACGGAAGCTGGGCAGAAAGTGCAACGAAGGTTTTATAGGAAGAACTGGTAAGAATAATTACAAGTAGGAACAGTATTTCATTTCTTTCCTTAACCCATTTCCAACATTGAATGAGTACAACCTAACATTCATCTCCTTCTGCTCTGTATCTTAAAACGACTTACAagaaaaaaataatcaaaattgtACTCCATGCATGTTGATTAGTTTGTTCTTTTTTATCTCGCTGCGGTTGTAGCTTTCTTCTACAAGTGCTTATGCTAATAAACTTAACCGAAGGGCTCGTGTGCACGAATTATTTAGTTAGGTGTAATTAGTTCAAAAGTTCTTATAGAGAGCTCGTGTACACAAATTATTAAACCCAAGAAATATCACCTCAGATTTCACTCTACTTTGGTCAGGAATAGATTTCCATATCACATCAGGATATTTTGTCATACGTTCCCCAACCAGGGACAACCACGTTCAATTTCATCTCTATTGTCCTATCTTCATTGTTGTACTTGTACCAACAGAAAAAGTAATGATAAAGCTGAACGTACAACAAATTAAACATAAAAAGGATCTTATGTTAGAAGAGCAAAACCAACCCAGGTCAGATTAGTTACAATACCATCTCTTGTCATGGTTCCAATTAGTAGTAGTACTAGTATTTTAAACAAATCCCTTTCAAACAGCAGAACTAGATCTGCCACCACCCAAACCCCCTTGAAAAAACAAGATATATAAAAGCGAGAGCGCCCAATTCCCACCACCCCTACTAaaaaagttattaaaaatatttaCAATTTCCTTTTGATAGAGAAGCATGCAGTTCATCCGTGCGTTGCATGCCCTGCTATTTCGTGTACGTACTCAAGCGCAAGTTGGCAACTGTATTGTTGGATGGCGCATAGATTTACTCTTTTACCCTTTAGGTTGAGTTGATATTACTTTTACCTACCGGCCCAAAGAGAGAGCTGCCTTTGTATCCAACCTCCATGCATATCCTCCGCCGTCCATTCTCCACACATCACACGGCAGAATCAGTGAGTTTTTCTCCTTCCCGCTTTTGATAACCCTAACCCGGCACGTGAACGCCGCCGTGTTTTTGTTTTCCGGCAGCCGTAGATCTTCTTTCATCACCAGCCAAACAACAACTTCCCCCTCTGCTACGCCTCCCTCACTTACCATCTCCTTGTACGCCCTATTGGCCCACCTAACTCTGTTTAAACCGTCTGATACAAACCCTGGACAGCTGTCCCGCTCTAGATTCACCAGTTTGTCCTCATCCGTACGTCCTAGCCCATACCCTTCCGCCCACGCGTCAGTCACGCTTTCCACCTTTACCCATGACCCCACTACCCTTACTGGCTGAGGCAACATCACTACTGAACGATCCATACCAACCCCTCCGTAACCCTGCAACAGactattatcattattattattcccTTGGCTACCAAAGTTTAACCATATCGGAGCATATTTTTCTGGTTTTATCACAAAACCTACTGAATGATCGACAGGAGAACCCTTCCTTTCAGGAGACTCGGATAATAAGGGTAAGGTAACTACCGCTTGGCCCCCAGAAACTGTACCACCAGATACAGTCTTACCGTTGGACTCATTTTCCTCAGGCGAAGGTGCCTTCCTTTTTCGACCAGCAGGACTACGACTTCCACTACTAGACCTCTTGTTAGAGCTACTAGTACTACTTTTATTATCTTTGACGTACCTTCGTTTCCACCGACCCGTACGAACAGGAACCTCAGTCTTTTGTGGCGGAGTAGAAGCACCGGAAACAGACCCACCAGCGGCTGGTTTAGGAGCGATGGGTCTGAATCTGAGCATAATCCGGTCCACTTTTGACATATCGTACGCACCACCCCCTGCGTACCTAGCAATACAACACCCTCCTCTACCATCCATTTCCTTTTTTCCGTTTCACTCTTAAAATTAGTCCAATCTCAAAGGAGAAATATACCAGAGTATATCTCTTGATTTTGGGATTTTGTTAATGTTGAAGAAAAGTAAGGTGAAAATTATGAATGCAGAGAGAAGCTAAAGGGAGAGGTGGTGAATTTATAAGTGGGAAGAGAGAGGAGAGGACGCGTGTGAGGGGGGTGAATAACACGTGGGAGAAGAGAGGTGAAACAGCGCAGAGAGCTGATTGGTTAGAGATAAAACGTGGCGCTAGGTTAAGGTGAGCCCCACGTGACAGAACCTATCGGAAGGAGGGTTTCTCTGGGGCCCATTAATATCCAATAGGAATACAGGGAGTGTTATGTATGGCATCAAAAGCGGGGCACGTAGATCTTTATAGGATGGAGTTTGTTCCAGAAGGTGAATACGTGGTCCAATTATACAGGATCATCTTAGACTCTCTCTGTCGATTGCATCACGTGGCCACCAGAATTGCTGGTTCCTAACTTCTCATATATTTTGACCATTGTCAGGGAAAAAGCATTCTACAATAAACTCCATGGATTCAATATTAAAGTTTTTAAAATTAGGTCATTGTATTAGTTACGTTATTAGTTCAAATTTACTGTTTATTACTTTTTCCGTTTCAGTTTATCTGGAATTATTTTTTTTGATCCGTTTCAAATTCTAAATTTAGAAACAATAGCTTATACTTATCTTTCTTTTTACTACTTTCCTAATTTCTAACATTAGGTTGAAAACGCTTATATGTGATTGCCGCATCAGATTTACTTGGAATTTCTttccttctttctctttcttttttctttactttttactaTGCTTTTAAGTGTTCTGTTTCAACAAAAAAATTACTATAGCAGCAACACtttgatgttttattttatttcccgTTAAATTTGAGAGCTTAATTGTTTGGATGATTTTATGGTTTATGCGTtaataaagataaattttcaaCCTGTAAATTATAACAACTGATAATATTCATAACCACCGGATTTATACAAGCATTTTAGGAATATACTGAAACTATGGTTTTATTTTCATGTTttttacaaaaaagaaaaaacaaaaaaaaaactgagGCGATGACCGAATGGTCAAACATGTTAATATGGCTTCTACTGAAACAGACTGAATATCGATATTTACTGCGCCAATTGAATTGAGCAGACAAAGGACAAATACGCAATGTTCTACTCTAGATTTTTGGCACATAACTCAGAATATGATGTGACTTACCATCATATATACCATACTACTCATTTTGTGTCGTGCCAAAAAGGTGAAAATAAATTGCAAACATTCAATATACTAATTGAGCTTTTACTTTTAACCAATAAAGATGATCTTATTGAAATTTCATAGTCTGCTTGTTAGCTTATGTTGGACTATATTATCAGAGAGTTTTTTAAATTGAAAGGTACTGGAAACTGGGCGCGATGATCTAAGTAGCACTCTCTCGATGCAATTTATTTATCTTAGTTTGATTTGATAAAAAATTTATTGAATAGATAAAGACTTTTTAAAAAGTGTCGTTTTAAATGTCTTAATATTTATATGGCTATAAGTAACACACTTTCCTTGATTCTTTGTTTTACCGTATCGAGAAAGATATTTTGATGAATTATTGGAAAAATTGACATATACAAAAATATGTAAAGATCACTGCCTAATGCTTatactattttattttatatgacGCTCTGTTAAGAAAAGCTTACGATATTTCTGTATTGATTAGcaattgtttaccttgaaaatactAAGTataaattaaatttatttgtggttttaaagatacgtgatttagttcaatactaattaataacgaAATTTAAcgtattgtgatgacccaaaaggtcatcacttgatttgcGAATAAATTCTGTGTCCCGAGGCCTTAGAAACCTCTTTTTTCCTCACCTCGACTTACGTGCGCTGTCTGGGCGTATACCCGGAACGCTTTTACGTGGAAATatgatgaaaatgttaatttgacctttaaaattaaatttaagttgtcttcggtcaacattttgggtaaacggatccgtacctgtgatttgacggtcccggagggtccgtaggaaaatatgggacttggacgtatgcccagaatcgaatttcgaggtcccaagcccgagaattgaatttttgaaagaaattattttactgaaaatataagagtttttgaaaatttgattatatttgaaatttatggtatcgggctcgtattttggttccggatcccGGTATAGGTTCAATATGACATTTAAGATgcgtctgtgaaatttggtaagaaacggaagtcgtttgatgtgattcggacccgtagttgtgaaaattgatactttgaaagttttgaaatttttcttagatttctatgctaaattcgttgtttaagatgttatttcggcgatttgatcgcacgagcaagtctgaatgatatttttaaacttGCGTGTGTAACACCCTGTAAATTCGtcttaggtatgaatgagttgaaggagtagtaaggttatattttggaCATGTGAAGTTCATTCGGGATGATTATGGaagaaaatagttgtttcaaaatcaagatgggaagtgaggtgcataagatttgataaaatcgactaagtttgcagaatgTTCGTCTTCTAGAAGGATTTAGTGAAATGTGTAAGGAATATGGGAAAAatcaaagcatgaaagttgtaggcctttgaaatatctttccaacgatatattgtggagcccaaacagAGCACTGAGCAAAACATTATGTCCGTTTTATAGAACAGTGTGTAACCATCGCGTTCGACCGCGTTTGACCGCGGTCGTGAGGCAGTGCTCCAGCTATTTACCGCGGTCGGGCATTCTGGGACGCGGTGGCCgacttgggaagtcatttttAGCCCTATTTtgtcccccacagccccaaaacataaaaacttgctttagaaaggaaagctctcaaaaacctaacttcttaagggtccctccaccactcaaggtaagttctaatggtgattttaagttaatttcaattttccaacatcttattaacatgggtaaaccctccatatcattagatattcgattgggacattaTTTTTGAGAGAAGGAACcttagaactcgaattcaaggggattgaacttcaaaaaggtaatgtcttcaccctctaattgattctagcattgggtTAAAaattatagactctagttcatgacATATGaattgatgggtttgatagaagaGCATGAACGATTATAGGTTTGAGTTGTTGATTgatgattattggttaagggtgttgtttaacTTTTTGGTGATGACGaatgatgttgattataaccatttgagactttagaatttatctaggagcaatagaatgggttattgggtgtagagacaccattataAGAACTATGAAGCTTTATTCTCACCAAGTGTAAGATGCCTAACtaaccaaaacatgagtattattgctaatatggaatctctttgacttgtattgatatagattaaagttgaaagggttggcgaatgttgtattacgctcaagagcaggaagttaaggtatgtgaggctaactctctatgtttgggaatgttaatgattctctctacactacgtttcttttacgacgtatctactgcctcagaaatatagttaagcctagttccttgaatagttgtagaacttctattctctagcttcataactcgttcatgactttcattctgaacgttgtgagctcagttcatattcaatatagacttgggtttgatgtccctaagtcttAGTATAtcttactcagcatgtcataaacagttgaagtttcagtgttcataatcaatTCAAGAATACATATCTCATTCTAGTCTTATTCAATATTCCAATATTATGTAACTTAGTATGATTCAATATTCTAGTATTATGtactcagtgtgatccagtatttcagtatcatgtaactcagcgtgattaaatatttcactattatgtattgcagtatgattctcaattcCTACTTTTAAATCTCTAAATGTCGAACACCGGTATTTGGGCATGAGGCCgcagttaatgctttatgcatctttgggcctgagtcgcagttaatgctttatgcatatttgggtctgaggccgcagtttatgctttatgcatttttgggcctgaggccacagttatgtatatgtatacttgggcccgaggccgcagttgtgcacacacatacacacatacacacacacacacacacacacacacacacacacacacacatatatatatatatatatatatatatatgtgtgtgtgtgtgtgtgtgtgtgtgtgtgtgtgtgtattggGCCTGAgaccgcagtttaatattcagataaacagattgttcatcattcagaagagggagtatttataaccttacttcctttgttcagttcagctatcagttatcagttatcagttatcagttatcattttagttatcagttatcagttaacaTTTCAGTTATTagctatcagttatcatttcagtttcagtttcaatagttatcatttcagttatcaattatcaattctcaattATCAGCTCAGTattagtttcagcatttatagttctttctttcagttgctttacataccaatacaattcaaatatactgacgtcctttttgcccAGGGCCTACATttcacgatgcaggtaatgatttacaggttgatgatttaGAGTGCTAGGACTCTCGTACctgctatttggtgatccccacttctttcggggcattatcattactacagtcttcagtattttcagacAGTTAGTGTTTTCAggtcatagactagagtaacagttagatagAGTCTCAAGTTTTTCATGTTAAGCTATGTTCGTTGCAAATACATTTCagaaattgtattagtatttccgtactttgatttatatcattctgactttcagtatatcagtaTGTATTaatttatcttccgcatttagtatgttatgatatcacatgttgattcagcctgCCAGTTGGTTcactcggtcacatgtagtcaggcaccgagtgtcgtgttacgtccaggcccaagtTCGAGGCGTGACaacgtgcatgtttggtttagagccccgaggtctcgggtgagtttcggataggtgtCGGGGTGATTCGAACATAGAAAATTTGGTGTTTTGCTATTTGCTGGTGTCCAGATTTTTGTTCTATATGATTGCATAGATAGGTCCGCCATAACATAGAGTTAATTCTGGGAGTCATCATTTGTTATATGCGATTGCATAGATAGGTGAGCGATAGCATAGAGTTAATTCTGGGAGACATCATTTATTCTATGTGATTGCATAGATAGGTTCGCGATAGCATAGAGTTATTTCTGGGGGTCACCATTTTTCCTCTATGCAAATGCATACCCTGTCCCGCGATCGCAATGCGGTTTCCCTTACCCAATGCAAACACATGCTTTTGAGTGCGAACGCATAGGTCTGTTGCCCAGCTAATATAAATACTCTTTCAAAAACGGGCAGACCTTCTTCTTCACCATATTTTCGAGGTTTACCTCCCTAAGAACGATTTTCTTCAACAATTATATTCCCCAAGTCATAGGTAATCAATTATAAactttgttctttcaattccttacttttttcatcacttttaaatcaaaaatcaagggttttcgtggtaaaaattggggatttgggtagagttaggctttttgaataattggaatttagacctcttTTTGGgttcggatttcgaaactaattgcatattcgggctcgtgagtgaatgggtgatcgggttttggtttgaacctcgagttttgagagtcgatttttgactttttgggaaaaatgatagaaaacctataattaagcattgggtatgcattttttagcat
This sequence is a window from Nicotiana sylvestris chromosome 3, ASM39365v2, whole genome shotgun sequence. Protein-coding genes within it:
- the LOC104211555 gene encoding uncharacterized protein, whose protein sequence is MDGRGGCCIARYAGGGAYDMSKVDRIMLRFRPIAPKPAAGGSVSGASTPPQKTEVPVRTGRWKRRYVKDNKSSTSSSNKRSSSGSRSPAGRKRKAPSPEENESNGKTVSGGTVSGGQAVVTLPLLSESPERKGSPVDHSVGFVIKPEKYAPIWLNFGSQGNNNNDNSLLQGYGGVGMDRSVVMLPQPVRVVGSWVKVESVTDAWAEGYGLGRTDEDKLVNLERDSCPGFVSDGLNRVRWANRAYKEMVSEGGVAEGEVVVWLVMKEDLRLPENKNTAAFTCRVRVIKSGKEKNSLILPCDVWRMDGGGYAWRLDTKAALSLGR